A stretch of DNA from Streptomyces xanthii:
CGCGGCTCCGGCACCGAGAACGAGGCCAGCTGGTTGATCGGCGTCAGCGCGCCGTAGTAGTCGGCCACGATCTTGTTGAACATCGCCGGGTGCGCACGGCCGGTGCGGATCGCGGCGAAGTCCTCCTTGGCGACCACGACGGCCTTCTCCATCTTCTCCTCGGCCTCGAGGAGGGTCTCTTCGATCACCACTTGCTCCTGCGTGTCTTGAGTGAGGCCCGGCGTGCACGAGGGCGGCCGGCTGCGTCGTGTGTCTTCGGTCCTGCGATCCTGCGGTCGTCGCACCAGACGGTGTCCGACCGGCAGGCCATTGTCCATCCCTCGCGGGACGCACGGGGGACGGGGTCAGGCGCGCGTGCCCTGCTCGCCCACGAGCGTCCCGATCTTCTCACCCTTGACGGCGCGGGCGATATTGCCCGTGGCGAGGAGCTCGAAGACGAGGATCGGGAGCTTGTTGTCCCGGCACAGGGTGATCGCGGTCATGTCGGCGACCTTGAGGTCCCGGGTGATGACCTCGCCGTAGCTGAGCGCGTCGAACTTCACGGCCGTGGGGTTGGTCTTCGGGTCGGAGTCGTAGACCCCGTCCACGCCGTTCTTGCCCATGAGCAGCGCCTCGGCGTCGATCTCCAGGGCGCGCTGCGCGGCGGTGGTGTCGGTGGAGAAGTACGGCATGCCCATGCCCGCGCCGAAGATGACGACACGGCCCTTCTCCAGGTGGCGCACGGCGCGCAGCGGGATGTACGGCTCGGCGACCTGGCCCATGGTGATGGCGGTCTGGACCCGGCTGTCGATGCCTTCCTTCTCCAGGAAGTCCTGGAGGGCGAGGCAGTTCATGACGGTGCCGAGCATGCCCATGTAGTCGGAGCGCGCCCGGTCCATGCCGCGCTGCTGGAGCTCGGCGCCGCGGAAGAAGTTGCCGCCGCCGATGACGACGGCGATCTGTGCCCCGTCGCGGACGACGGCCGCGATCTCACGGGCGATGGCGTGCACCACGTCGGGGTCGACTCCCAGACCCCCGCCCCCGGCGAACGCCTCGCCGGAAAGCTTCAGCAGAAAGCGCCCCGCGCCTTTGCCGTCGTCGCTGTTGTCCTTGTCGGCCTGGGTGGTGGTCATGGAATCTCGCCTCTTCTGCTTGGCACACATACGAAGGAGGCCACTGCCGATGGGGTGGTTCGCATCCCATGCGCGGCAATGGCCTCCTCGTCACATCTGCGGTCGTCCGGCGCGTGCCCGGACGACTGCTGTCGACCCTAGCGGGGTCTCCCGTCGGGCGGGGTCCGGACTCAGATGCCGACCTTGATGCGCGCGAAGCGCTTCAGGGTGACACCGGCCTCCTGGAGGACCTTCTCGACGGACTTCTTGTTGTCGAGGGCGTACGGCTGACCGAGCAGCGTGGCGTCCTTGAAGAAGCCGTTGAGGCGACCCTCGACGATCTTCGGCAGGGCGGCCTCGGGCTTGCCCTCGGCGCGGGTGGTCTCCTCGGCGACGCGACGCTCGGTCTCGACGACCTCGGCCGGGACGTCCTCGCGGGAGAGGTACTTCGGCGCGAAGGCGGCGATGTGCTGGGCGACGCCCTTGGCGATCTCCGCGTTCTCCTTGTCGAGCTCGACGAGGACACCGATCTGCGGGGGCAGGTCGGGCATCGTGCGGTGCATGTACGCGGAGACGTAACCGCCGGTGAACTGCGCGAAGCGGTCCAGGACGATCTTCTCGCCGAGGTTGGCGTTCGCCTCGTCGACGAAGGCCTGCACGGTCTTGCCGGGCTCGATCTCGGAGGCGAGCAGCGCCTCGATGTCGGCCGGGGAGGTCTTCGCGACGTGCTCGGCGAGCTGGTTGGCGACCGACTGGAACTTCTCGCCCTTGGCGACGAAGTCCGTCTCGCACTTCAGCTCGACGATGACACCCGAGGTGTTGTCGTCGGCGATGAGGGAGACCACGGCGCCGTTCTCGGCGGAGCGGCCCTCGCGCTTGGCGACGCCCTTCTGGCCCTTGATGCGCAGGGCCTCGACGGCCTTGTCGACGTTGCCCTCGGCCTCGTCCAGCGCCTTCTTGCAGTCCATCATGCCGGCGCCCGTGAGCTCACGGAGCTTCTTGACGTCAGCGGCGGTGTAGTTCGCCATGATCCTGGTTTTCTCTCTACGAAGTCTGAGAAGTGTGCGTCGGAGGTGCGGGCCGGTGTCGCGCCGGCCAGGTGCGCCTCCAGAGTCACGGGTGAACGGCGGGGGCCGCGCAGGCCCCCGCCGTCACCTCATGAAACCGGTACCCGTACGGGTCAGGCCTGCTCGGCGTCCGCGGCCGGAGCCTCGGCGGCGGGGGCCTCGGCGGCAGCAGCCTCGGCGGCCGGGGCCTCCTCAGCCTTCTCGTCGGCCTTCTTCTCGCCCTCGAGCAGGTCGCGCTCCCACTCGGCCAGCGGCTCGCCCTGGGCCTTCTCGCCCGGCTTCGAGTCACCGGCGGCAACGCCGGAGCGGGCGATGAGGCCCTCGGCGACGGCGTCGGCGATCACGCGGGTGAGCAGGGTGACGGAGCGGATCGCGTCGTCGTTGCCCGGGATCTTGTAGTCGACCTCGTCGGGGTCACAGTTCGTGTCGAGGATCGCGACGACCGGGATGTTGAGCTTCCGGGCCTCGCCGACAGCGATGTGCTCCTTCTTGGTGTCCACGATCCAGACGGCGCTGGGGACCTTGGACATCTCGCGGATACCGCCGAGGGTCTTCTCCAGCTTGGCCTTCTCGCGCGAGAGCACGAGAAGCTCCTTCTTGGTGAGACCGGACGCGGCGACGTCCTCGAAGTCGATCTGCTCGAGCTCCTTGAGGCGCTGCAGACGCTTGTAGACGGTCGAGAAGTTGGTGAGCATGCCGCCCAGCCAGCGCTGGTTCACGTAGGGCATGCCGACGCGGGTCGCCTGCTCGGCGATCGCCTCCTGCGCCTGCTTCTTCGTACCGACGAACATGACCGTGCCACCGTGGGCGACGGTCTCCTTGACGAACTCGTAGGCGCGGTCGATGTACGACAGCGACTGGAGCAGGTCGATGATGTAGATGCCGTTGCGCTCCGTGAAGATGAAGCGCTTCATCTTCGGGTTCCAACGACGGGTCTGGTGACCGAAGTGGACGCCGCTCTCCAGCAGCTCCCGCATCGTGACGACGGCCATGGCCGTACTCCTCTGGTGTTCTCGGTTGTTTCCTGACGCCCCACCGCATGCCTGCCGCGTACGCTCTGTCGCTCGTACGGGACCGATAGGCCGCTGACACCGAAGGTGTCGGGGCGTGCGAAGTCGATCCGGTGGCCCGGATCGCCACAAGAAGTGTACGGGACCCGCGGAGCAGCGGGTGACGCCGCTGTCCACAACCGGCCGGTAGTCCACGATTCGCCGCCATGATCCGCGCGGATCGGCCCGGAGGCGGATCGTCTGAGCCATGCGAACACTACTCGGCGTGATGATCCTGCCGGTCCTGCTGCTGCTCGTGCCCGCCTCGGCACGGGCGGACCCGGCCGACCCGACCCCAACCTCGCACATCTGGCCGGTGGGCGAACGTCCGGCGATCGTGCGCGACTGGTCCCCGCCGACCTCGCCCTACGGTCCCGGCCACCGCGGCGTCGATCTCGCCGCGCCCATCGGCGCACCGGTCCGCACGGTCGCGGCGGGCCGCGTCTCTTTCGCCGGCCAGGTGGCGGGGCGCGGCGTCGTCACCGTGGAACTCGACGGCTCCGGCGCCCCGCCGCTGCGCACGTCGTACGAGCCGGTGGCGGCGTCGGTGCGCAAGGGGGACCAGGTCGCCGCGGGCGCCGCCCTGGGCACTCTTGAACTCCCGACGGGCCACTGCCCGCCCGCCACCCCGTCCTGCCTGCACTGGGGCCTGCGCCGCGCCACGGCCTACCTGAACCCGCTGACCCTGCTGACCCCGACGGCCCGCCACCCGGCCCCACCCCGCCTGCTCCCCCTCTGGGGCCCACTCCCCCTCGCCTTCGGCCAGCGCTTCAGCCCGGGGTACGCCTTCTGGTCTCCGTAGCCGTGGGCGGTCTGGCACCCTGGGCGGCCCAGCAGCATTGGGCGACCTGACGGCGGCCGGCGGCTGGCGGCTGGCGGCTGGCGGCTGGCGGCTGGCGGCTGGCGGCTGGCGGCTGGCGGCTGGCGGCTGGCCAGCATCGGGCGGTCCGCCACCTCGGCGGCCCAGCAACGTCGGGCGACCTGCCATCTGAGCGGCTCACCAGCGTCGGGCGACCTGCCACCTATACGACTCGCCAGCGTCAGGCGGCCTGCCGCTCGGCGGCCCAGCAATGTCGGGCGGCCTGCCTTCCGGGCGGCTCAGCAGCATTGAGCGACCTGCCGCCTAGACCGTCACCAGCCTCGGCGGTCTGCCTTCCCGGCGGCCCCGCAGCGTCGGGCAGCCTGCCACCTGGGCGGCCCAGCAGCCTCGGGCGGCCTGCCGCCCTGACCGTCACCAGTCTCGGCGGTCTGCCACCTGGGCGGCTCACCAGCATCGGGCTGTCCGCCGCCTGGGCCTCTCAGCCGGAGACGCCCCGGAGCACCATGGCGACCGCCGCGTCGACGATCACCCCGGGCTCCTCCGCCGCCCCGAGCTCGATCCGCCGCACCGCCGCGTCGACGACCCCCTGTACGAGCATCGCGGCCAGCCGCGGCTCCGCGTGCCCCATCTCCCCGAGCGCCTCGACGATCATCGCGACGAGCCCGCCGTGCGCGGCCCGGATCTTCTCCCGCGCCCCGGCGTCCAGCTCACTGGCCGAGATCGCGACGACGGCCCGGTGCCGCCGGTCCCCGACCAGCGCCAGCTGCTCCCGCACATACGCCTCGACCTTGCCCCGAGGCGTCGCGGCCCGCGCCATCCCGGCCTCGACCTCGGCGGCCCACACCGGGAAGTCGACCTCGCACAGCTCCTCGACGACGGCCGCCCGGGACTTGAAGTACTCGTACACGGACGAGCGCGCGAGCCCCGTCCGCTCGGCGAGCGCGGGGAACGTCAGCGCCTCCGTCCCGCCCTCGGACAGCAGGGAACGCGCCGCGTCCAGAAGGGCGCCGCGCTGCATCGACCGGTGCTCGGCCACAGAGGCCGCTCGAATCCTTGGCACGCCTCCACTTTACGAGCGCGGCTCCCGGGACGGGAGTGCCACCGGACACCCCTCGCCACTCCGGACCGGCCGGCGAGGGCCGCGGGCAGGGACGATTCCGCACGCAGCGGGACCGTCGAGCGGGTCAGCGCCCGAACCCGGCCAGCTTCGCCCGCAGCTGCAGCACCGACTTCGTGTGGATCTGACTGACCCGGCTCTCGGTCACCCCGAGCACGTTGCCGATCTCCGCGAGGGTCAGGCCCTCGTAGTAGTACAGCGTGACCACGGTCTTCTCCCGCTCCGGCAGCGTGTTGATCGCCCGCGCGAGGAACCTGCGCAGCTCCCGGTCCTCGGCGACCTCCACCGGATTGTCGGCGGCCTGGTCCTCCAGGGTGTCCATGAGGCTGAGCCGGTCGCCGCTCTCGCCCCCGACGTGCAGCAGCTCCTCGAGGGCCACCACGTTGGCCAGCGACAACTGGCTGAAAACAGCGTGCAGTTCCTCGAGCGCGACCCCCATCTCGGCGGCCACCTCGCTCTCCGAGGGCGTGCGGCGCAGCTTGGCCTCCAGCGTGGCGTAGGCACGCTCCACGTTGCGCGCCTTCTGCCGCACCGACCGGGGGATCCAGTCCAGTGCCCGCAGCTCGTCGATCATCGCGCCGCGGATCCGGGTGATCGCGTACGTCTCGAACTTGATCTCGCGCTCGATGTCGAACTTCTCGATCGCGTCGATCAGCCCGAAGACCCCGGAGGAGACGAAGTCGGCCTGCTCCACGTTGGGCGGCAGGCCCACACTGACCCGGCCGGCGACGTACTTCACGAGCGGCGAGTAGTGCAGGATCAGCTGCTCGCGCAGCCGCTCGTCGCCGGTCGACTTGTACGACCTCCACAGCTCCTCCAGGGAGGTGGGAGCCGGAGGCCGCACGCTGGAGCCGCGGGCGGCGGGGGGTACCGCCGCCCGGTCGGACCCTGAGGTGTGCTGTGGCATGCGCCGCCTTGTGCCGTTGATCGTTTCGCTGTGGAGAGGCCTGGGTGCCCGTCTCGTACTGACTGATCACGAGCCGTCCACCTGGTTACAGATTGAGGTGGCGAACCCGAATCCTGGTGAGCGTAGCGTGACTGGAGCGTCGCAGTGCGCGAGGGCCGGGTGATCACACCCGCGCAGATACGTTCCGTTACCCGGCCCCGGCGACCTCCCGCGTCTCTCTCCGTAACCGCTCCGAAACACCAACTGCCGGAACTGGCAAGGTCATCGGGGTGTCATCCGGACGGCGCAACACGCAGCGTCAGGGAACTCCCCCTTCCGGAAAGACCGGCTCGACGCTCTGGCGTGTCAACTGCCAGCCGTCGCCGTGTCGTTCGACGAACCCCAACGAGCGCAGTTCGTACAACCTCCCGATCGTGTCGTCCTCACTCGTCCCCGCGCCCCGGGCGATCTGCGCCACCGTGCCGGCCCCGCGCCCGGGGAGCGCGGCGAGCACCCGGGCCGCGTGCGGTGGCAACAGATCCCGGGCGAGCACCGGTCCGCGGCGCTCCGGCGCGAGCTCGCCCATCTCCCCCACCAGCTCGACCACTTCGGCGGCATCGGTCACCAGTACGCCTTCCTTGCGCAGCAGTTCGTGCACGCCCGCCGAGACGGTGCTCGTCGCCGGCCCGGGCACGCCCATCGCGTGCCGCCCGAGCCGCTGCGCCCAGCGGGCCGTGCCGAGCGCCCCGCTGCGATATGCGGCCTCGACGACGACCGTGCCCCTGGTCAGCGCCGCGATCACCCGGTTGCGCAGGATGAAGCGGCTGGGGGTCGGATGCTCCCCGGGCGGCAACTCGGCCACCACCAGTCCCTGTTCCGCGATCCGGTCGATCAACTGGGTGTGGCCGCGCGGATAGATCCGGTCGATCCCGCAGGCCAGCACGGCGATCGTGGCTCCGGTCGCGCCCAGGGCCCCGCGATGGGCCGCCGCGTCCACCCCGTACGCGCCACCCGACACGACGACCCAGCCGCGCTCGGCGAGCCCGGCGCCCAGGCTCGCCCCCATGCGGACGCCGTAGTCCGTGCAGGCCCGCGAGCCGACCACCGCCACGGAGCGCAGCGCCCACATCCGCAGGCTGGGCCCGCCCCGCACCCAGAGCCCCAGGGGCCGCGCGTCCCCCAGGTCGTCGAGCTGCCCGGGCCACTCCACGTCCCCCGGGCACACGAACCGCGCCCCGCGCTCGGCCGCGCGGGCCAGATCCCGTTCCGGGGGCGGCGCGTCCCGGGCCCGGGCGAGCAGGCCGGCCCAGCGCTCGGCCCGCACCCCGGGCAGCGGCTCGGCCTCCTCGTCGGCGGCGGCCGCGTCGATCCGCCGCACCGTCTCGACGGCTCCGAACTCGCGCAGCCAGCGGGCGGCGGCCTCCCAGCCCGGTTCGACGATCCGGGT
This window harbors:
- the pyrH gene encoding UMP kinase, translating into MTTTQADKDNSDDGKGAGRFLLKLSGEAFAGGGGLGVDPDVVHAIAREIAAVVRDGAQIAVVIGGGNFFRGAELQQRGMDRARSDYMGMLGTVMNCLALQDFLEKEGIDSRVQTAITMGQVAEPYIPLRAVRHLEKGRVVIFGAGMGMPYFSTDTTAAQRALEIDAEALLMGKNGVDGVYDSDPKTNPTAVKFDALSYGEVITRDLKVADMTAITLCRDNKLPILVFELLATGNIARAVKGEKIGTLVGEQGTRA
- the tsf gene encoding translation elongation factor Ts; translated protein: MANYTAADVKKLRELTGAGMMDCKKALDEAEGNVDKAVEALRIKGQKGVAKREGRSAENGAVVSLIADDNTSGVIVELKCETDFVAKGEKFQSVANQLAEHVAKTSPADIEALLASEIEPGKTVQAFVDEANANLGEKIVLDRFAQFTGGYVSAYMHRTMPDLPPQIGVLVELDKENAEIAKGVAQHIAAFAPKYLSREDVPAEVVETERRVAEETTRAEGKPEAALPKIVEGRLNGFFKDATLLGQPYALDNKKSVEKVLQEAGVTLKRFARIKVGI
- the rpsB gene encoding 30S ribosomal protein S2, producing the protein MAVVTMRELLESGVHFGHQTRRWNPKMKRFIFTERNGIYIIDLLQSLSYIDRAYEFVKETVAHGGTVMFVGTKKQAQEAIAEQATRVGMPYVNQRWLGGMLTNFSTVYKRLQRLKELEQIDFEDVAASGLTKKELLVLSREKAKLEKTLGGIREMSKVPSAVWIVDTKKEHIAVGEARKLNIPVVAILDTNCDPDEVDYKIPGNDDAIRSVTLLTRVIADAVAEGLIARSGVAAGDSKPGEKAQGEPLAEWERDLLEGEKKADEKAEEAPAAEAAAAEAPAAEAPAADAEQA
- a CDS encoding murein hydrolase activator EnvC family protein, encoding MRTLLGVMILPVLLLLVPASARADPADPTPTSHIWPVGERPAIVRDWSPPTSPYGPGHRGVDLAAPIGAPVRTVAAGRVSFAGQVAGRGVVTVELDGSGAPPLRTSYEPVAASVRKGDQVAAGAALGTLELPTGHCPPATPSCLHWGLRRATAYLNPLTLLTPTARHPAPPRLLPLWGPLPLAFGQRFSPGYAFWSP
- a CDS encoding TetR/AcrR family transcriptional regulator, which translates into the protein MAEHRSMQRGALLDAARSLLSEGGTEALTFPALAERTGLARSSVYEYFKSRAAVVEELCEVDFPVWAAEVEAGMARAATPRGKVEAYVREQLALVGDRRHRAVVAISASELDAGAREKIRAAHGGLVAMIVEALGEMGHAEPRLAAMLVQGVVDAAVRRIELGAAEEPGVIVDAAVAMVLRGVSG
- the whiG gene encoding RNA polymerase sigma factor WhiG; this encodes MPQHTSGSDRAAVPPAARGSSVRPPAPTSLEELWRSYKSTGDERLREQLILHYSPLVKYVAGRVSVGLPPNVEQADFVSSGVFGLIDAIEKFDIEREIKFETYAITRIRGAMIDELRALDWIPRSVRQKARNVERAYATLEAKLRRTPSESEVAAEMGVALEELHAVFSQLSLANVVALEELLHVGGESGDRLSLMDTLEDQAADNPVEVAEDRELRRFLARAINTLPEREKTVVTLYYYEGLTLAEIGNVLGVTESRVSQIHTKSVLQLRAKLAGFGR
- the dprA gene encoding DNA-processing protein DprA, which encodes MTGATGTGTAGAGAPDAVRLARARLTRIVEPGWEAAARWLREFGAVETVRRIDAAAADEEAEPLPGVRAERWAGLLARARDAPPPERDLARAAERGARFVCPGDVEWPGQLDDLGDARPLGLWVRGGPSLRMWALRSVAVVGSRACTDYGVRMGASLGAGLAERGWVVVSGGAYGVDAAAHRGALGATGATIAVLACGIDRIYPRGHTQLIDRIAEQGLVVAELPPGEHPTPSRFILRNRVIAALTRGTVVVEAAYRSGALGTARWAQRLGRHAMGVPGPATSTVSAGVHELLRKEGVLVTDAAEVVELVGEMGELAPERRGPVLARDLLPPHAARVLAALPGRGAGTVAQIARGAGTSEDDTIGRLYELRSLGFVERHGDGWQLTRQSVEPVFPEGGVP